Proteins encoded within one genomic window of Streptomyces sp. NBC_00523:
- the yczE gene encoding membrane protein YczE, giving the protein MSNTLVPQGAHLTRRLVQLYAGLALYGASSALLVVAGLGLEPWGVLHQGLAERTGISIGVVSIIIGAIVLLLWIPLRQRPGLGTVSNVFAVGIAMDGTLALVPEVHGLVARAGVMAAGIVLNGVATGLYISARFGPGPRDGLMTGLHRRTGRSIRLVRTAIEIAVVVTGFLLGGSLGVGTVLYAVAIGPLAQVFLRVFAIPGESAPSAGTSAPRRSILRR; this is encoded by the coding sequence TTGTCCAACACCCTCGTCCCGCAGGGGGCGCACCTCACCCGTCGGCTGGTCCAGCTGTACGCGGGGCTCGCGCTGTACGGGGCGAGCTCGGCCCTCCTGGTCGTCGCCGGTCTCGGCCTGGAGCCGTGGGGCGTGCTGCACCAGGGCCTCGCCGAGCGCACCGGGATCAGCATCGGGGTGGTGTCGATCATCATCGGGGCGATCGTGCTGCTGCTGTGGATCCCGCTGCGGCAGCGGCCGGGCCTGGGCACGGTGTCCAACGTGTTCGCCGTGGGGATCGCGATGGACGGCACGCTCGCCCTGGTCCCCGAGGTGCACGGCCTGGTGGCGCGGGCCGGGGTGATGGCGGCGGGGATCGTGCTGAACGGTGTGGCGACGGGGCTGTACATCAGCGCCCGGTTCGGCCCCGGCCCCCGGGACGGCCTGATGACCGGGCTGCACCGGCGGACCGGCCGGTCGATCCGGCTGGTGCGCACCGCGATCGAGATCGCCGTCGTGGTCACGGGGTTCCTGCTCGGCGGGTCCCTCGGCGTCGGCACGGTGCTGTACGCCGTGGCCATCGGCCCGCTCGCCCAGGTCTTCCTGCGGGTCTTCGCGATCCCCGGGGAAAGCGCCCCCTCGGCCGGGACGTCCGCGCCCCGGCGGTCCATACTGCGGCGGTGA
- a CDS encoding glycerophosphodiester phosphodiesterase: MTSERHPYLDHPVPLAFAHRGGAADGIENTAAAFRRAADAGYRYFETDVHASADGRLVAFHDATLDRVTDARGRLAELPWSEIGRARVAGREPLPLFEELLETFPEARWNVDVKAEAALLPLLELIRATDAWDRVCVGSFSEARVARAHRLGGPRLATSYGVRGVLGLRLRSYGIPAALRAGAVCAQVPESQNGIRVVDRRFVREAHARGLQVHVWTVNEPERMAALLDLGVDGIMTDHIETLRTVLSERGAWA; encoded by the coding sequence GTGACCTCCGAACGCCACCCCTATCTCGACCACCCCGTTCCGCTCGCGTTCGCCCACCGGGGCGGGGCGGCGGACGGCATCGAGAACACGGCCGCCGCCTTCCGCCGGGCCGCCGACGCCGGGTACCGCTACTTCGAGACCGATGTGCACGCGTCGGCGGACGGCCGGCTCGTCGCCTTCCACGACGCCACGCTGGACCGGGTGACGGACGCCCGGGGCCGCCTGGCGGAGCTTCCGTGGAGCGAGATAGGCCGGGCCCGGGTCGCCGGGCGCGAGCCGCTGCCGCTGTTCGAGGAGCTGCTGGAGACGTTCCCCGAGGCCCGGTGGAACGTGGACGTGAAGGCGGAGGCCGCCCTCCTGCCGCTCCTGGAGCTGATCCGCGCGACGGACGCCTGGGACCGGGTGTGCGTCGGCTCGTTCTCCGAGGCCCGGGTGGCCAGGGCGCACCGGCTGGGCGGCCCGCGCCTGGCGACTTCGTACGGCGTGCGCGGGGTGCTCGGCCTGCGGCTGCGCTCGTACGGCATCCCGGCCGCGCTGCGCGCCGGAGCGGTGTGCGCGCAGGTGCCGGAGAGCCAGAACGGCATCCGGGTGGTCGACCGCCGCTTCGTGCGCGAGGCCCATGCGCGCGGGCTCCAGGTGCATGTGTGGACGGTGAACGAACCGGAGCGGATGGCCGCTCTCCTGGACCTGGGGGTGGATGGCATCATGACCGATCACATCGAGACGCTGCGCACGGTGCTGAGCGAGCGGGGGGCCTGGGCCTGA